From the Paenibacillus sp. MMS20-IR301 genome, the window AAGCAGTGAGATAATGCTCAGAATAACAGTTGCTATAATCGCAATTACAAAAGGGATAGTCCATAGTTTTTTGTAGTTATGGCGCTGGGGTTGAGCATGCTCAACCCCAGCTGTTTTCGGTATGAAATTATTGAGCACTGCGTCATACTCCTTTTTTACTGCTTAGCCTTAGCTAAAGCTTCTGAAAGGTTGTTGAATATCTCTATAAAGGTTTCGATGGATTCATTGGTATACGTATCATTTGGAGCATATACAATCTGCCCTTTAGTAATAGCGGTTGTGTTCTTAAGTGCAGGTGCATTATCAATTACGTCCTGCGCTGGAACGGAGGCTTCATCCGAAGAGATAGCTGCATCCCGGTCCAGTACAAAGATCCAATCCGGATTGCTTTGGGCAATAGCTTCAACCGAAATATCATCACCCTGATGATCCGAAGAAGACTTCTCCACTTCTAATGCAGGAACCCAGCCAAGAATTTCATACAACGGGCCCCATACACGTCCGGAATGAGGAGCGGAGAAGCCGATGGTTCCGCCAGAAACAACAACACTCATGATCTTGTCGGTTCCATTATAAGCAGCTTTGGCATCTGCAATAGCTTTATCGAAATCAGCATTCAATTTGCCGGCTTCTTCCTGCTTGCCGAAGATTTCACCCAAATCGGTTGTTGTCTGCTTAAATCCGTTAACCAGGTTGTCTCCAGGTGATGCCGCTTCTGTAGATACATCAAAATTAAGATCAATCACCGCTGCATTCGGCACCAATTTTTTGATATCTTCATAGTAGCCGGCAAATCTTTGGCCAACAATGACAAGTTCAGGCTCTACAGAGGCCAGGATTTCAAGATTAGGTTCACGGTGATCTCCAATATCCTGTACCGTGTCATCACTTACGTATGGTGAATCCGGAGGCATTACCCCCTTCGGTGCAGCCGCTAATTTAACACCCCAATCAGACAAAGTCTCAAAGGTTCTGTTGTCGAGAGCAACTACCTTCGCCGGATTAACAGGAACAGTAACGGTTCCATGAGCATCGGTAATTTCAACTGTTGCAGCAGCACTGGAATTAGCGGCAGCTGAGGTTGTGGCAGCAGGAGTAGCATTAGCAGGACTGACGGTATTCGAATCAGCAGGTTTATTGTCTGAATTGGAGCATGCCGCCAATACCAAAGCAAAAATTGCAACTAAAAACACTGATAATTTCGAAAGATTGAATTTCCTCATTTATATCCCCCTAGTTATGTATGCTTGATTCACAAGCAGATTATTGTAATGATGACATCAATATCGCGATTACTTGATAATGATTATCATTTTCACTTACTATAATATATCAAATTAATAAAATATTCAACAAAGCAGCACAAAAGCAGCACAAAAAACTCTTCCCGTCTGCCGCAAATCCGCAGTCCGGGAAGAGTTTTTTTATAAACATATAGTCTTTAAAATCCTATATTTATTTGCTCAGCACAAGCTCCAGGCGCACCTCAAGGTTATTCTCGGTATCCAGCACGATTGAGTGCGGGTTACTCATACCGAAATCTTCAAAGGTGACCATTGTCGTTCCCGACAGCATCAGCTGTCCGCCGCTGTATACGGCCTGTGAGTCGAAGGTTACATCCTTCTCTATGCCTTTAACCGTCAGCTTTCCTTGCAGTTCTACAGGCACGGCAGTGCCTTCTGTCCATTCCGCCGGAAGCTCCGAGAAAGAGCTCACTACAAACGAAGATTGCGGGAATTCTGTAACGGACAGGAAGTCGCTTCCCTTAACATGCTCGTCCCGCTGGCCGTTGCCGGAATCCAGGGCACTCATCTCCACCGTTCCTTCACCTGTCATCGAGCCGGCATCCTCCAGATTCACATTCCAGGTTCCCGTCACAGACGGGTCTACGAAATTAACGGTTTCTTTGGATGTTGTCACGGACCAGTAGACCTTCGAGGTGTCGGCGATGCTCCAGGCCCCGTTCAACTGCTCGGCTGTAACTGCTGCACCAGTCCCTGCCGCTGCGTTCGCAGTTCCTGCTTCGGTAATGCCGGTCTCCTGATTCTGCGCAGGAATAACAGATTCGATCTCAACATTATTGCCAAGGCTATTGTTAAGTAGCATGAATGCTGTGATGGCTCCTGCGATGACGACTGCGACTGCGGCTAAGGCGATTGTTTTCTTCTTATTCATCTTATTCCCTCCATCCAATTCTCTGTATGCCTATCCTGGCTTGGTTCCCATTCTAACAAATGAATATGTCGGGAATAAGTCAAAGCAGAGCGGGCGGCATTATGGTAGAATGATCGTAATTTTAAGTATCCCGAAAGCCGTAGCCCGGAGGGCTATTTCCGCCGGACTGTGAAGGAGGCTGAATATAATGAAATCCGTTCTGATTGTAGAAGATGAGGAAGCCATATCCAGGGTGCTTAGCGCCTATTTACGAAAAGCGGGCTACCACGTCACCCGGGCCGCCGACGGCCGGAGTGCCCTGGAAGCCTTCGAGGAAGCGCCGCCTTCGCTGATCCTGCTTGATATTATGCTGCCGAATATGGACGGCTTCGAGCTGCTGGGGCTGATCCGCGAGAAAAGCAGCTGCCCCGTCATTATGCTCACGGCCAGGGACGGGATTAATGACCGGCTCGCCGGGCTGGACGGCGGGGCCGATGATTATATGTCGAAGCCCTTCATCCCCGAGGAGGTCGTGGCCCGCGTGAATGCCGTGCTGCGCCGCCCCTCGCAGTGGTCAGACGGCAGCCGCAAGCGCCACTACGGCAGCCTCTTCATCGATTACTCGGCCCGCAGCGTATTCCTGAACGGGGCCGAGGTCAGCCTCAGCCCGCGCGACATGTCGGTGCTGCTGTTCCTGGCTGAGCGCCCGAATCAGATCTGCACCCGGGACCAGCTGCTGGAGCAGGTGTGGGAGATGGATTATGAGGGCAGTGACCGGGCGGTTGACCTCTCCATCAAGCGGCTGCGCCAGGCGCTGTCGCACTGGCCGGCCAATGAAGGGGAGATCCGTACGCTGAGAGGAACAGGATATCAATTATGGACAACATGAATCGCAGCAAAGAACTGAAGACAAGAATGGCAACAAGAACAGCAAAGGCAAAAAAGCCCACCTCCATTCTCTCCTACTGGACGCTGCGGTATCTGCTCATTATCAGCATCGGGCTGCTGCTGACCGCCCTCGTCACCTTCTGGTGGATTCAG encodes:
- a CDS encoding siderophore ABC transporter substrate-binding protein, whose amino-acid sequence is MRKFNLSKLSVFLVAIFALVLAACSNSDNKPADSNTVSPANATPAATTSAAANSSAAATVEITDAHGTVTVPVNPAKVVALDNRTFETLSDWGVKLAAAPKGVMPPDSPYVSDDTVQDIGDHREPNLEILASVEPELVIVGQRFAGYYEDIKKLVPNAAVIDLNFDVSTEAASPGDNLVNGFKQTTTDLGEIFGKQEEAGKLNADFDKAIADAKAAYNGTDKIMSVVVSGGTIGFSAPHSGRVWGPLYEILGWVPALEVEKSSSDHQGDDISVEAIAQSNPDWIFVLDRDAAISSDEASVPAQDVIDNAPALKNTTAITKGQIVYAPNDTYTNESIETFIEIFNNLSEALAKAKQ
- a CDS encoding response regulator transcription factor — encoded protein: MKSVLIVEDEEAISRVLSAYLRKAGYHVTRAADGRSALEAFEEAPPSLILLDIMLPNMDGFELLGLIREKSSCPVIMLTARDGINDRLAGLDGGADDYMSKPFIPEEVVARVNAVLRRPSQWSDGSRKRHYGSLFIDYSARSVFLNGAEVSLSPRDMSVLLFLAERPNQICTRDQLLEQVWEMDYEGSDRAVDLSIKRLRQALSHWPANEGEIRTLRGTGYQLWTT
- a CDS encoding YceI family protein, producing the protein MNKKKTIALAAVAVVIAGAITAFMLLNNSLGNNVEIESVIPAQNQETGITEAGTANAAAGTGAAVTAEQLNGAWSIADTSKVYWSVTTSKETVNFVDPSVTGTWNVNLEDAGSMTGEGTVEMSALDSGNGQRDEHVKGSDFLSVTEFPQSSFVVSSFSELPAEWTEGTAVPVELQGKLTVKGIEKDVTFDSQAVYSGGQLMLSGTTMVTFEDFGMSNPHSIVLDTENNLEVRLELVLSK